A single genomic interval of Oncorhynchus gorbuscha isolate QuinsamMale2020 ecotype Even-year linkage group LG25, OgorEven_v1.0, whole genome shotgun sequence harbors:
- the LOC124014208 gene encoding transmembrane and coiled-coil domain protein 3-like isoform X2 — MKKHFTTIPVIHVTEAERGSDGNNILSLPVPMRRGGSESNLVSDGGEGGVGLDFTKGRLAIDSLQQKILKVTEQIKVEQTARDQNVAEYLKLVNNADKQQVARIRQVFEKKNQKSAHSIAQLQRKLEQYHRRMKEEANGAKHPPRDARGEGGKEGQKDGSLRDVSSASARNPAMDKVKTIGPGVSLSPPFFFNKSREFANLIRNKFGSADNIAHMKSSMETGAGLQAEGGARALSGSATTIAKAKYPSDDECSTGTSVSADSNGNPAGGSGLGSGGGPGRSDSQARLGEVLEEVREIREAQAQLAEDMESLKSQFKSDYSFITQTLQEERYRFERLEDQLNDLTELHQHETSNLKQELASIEEKVAYQAYERARDIQEALESCQTRVSKLELQQQQQQTVQVENTDAKVLLGKCINIMLAIVTVILVCVSTAAKFTAPLLRSRMHLAFTCMGLSLLVVIWKNWEHLQCALERMLLPH; from the exons gcgGAGCGTGGCAGCGATGGTAACAACATCCTCAGCCTCCCGGTACCGATGCGGCGGGGGGGCTCTGAGTCCAACCTGGTGTCTGACGGGGGCGAAGGGGGCGTGGGCCTGGACTTCACTAAGGGCCGTCTGGCCATCGACAGCCTGCAGCAGAAGAtactcaag GTGACAGAGCAGATCAAGGTGGAACAGACAGCCAGGGACCAGAACGTGGCAGAGTACCTCAAACTGGTCAACAACGCTGACAAGCAGCAGGTGGCACGCATACGCCAG GTGTTTGAGAAGAAGAACCAGAAGTCTGCCCACAGCATCGCCCAGCTGCAGAGGAAGCTGGAGCAGTACCACCGTCGGATGAAGGAGGAGGCCAACGGGGCCAAGCACCCGCCCAGGGATGCCCGGGGGGAAGGGGGCAAGGAGGGCCAAAAGGACGGCAGCCTGCGGGACGTCAGCTCGGCCAGCGCGCGCAACCCGGCAATGGACAAGGTCAAGACCATCGGCCCCGGGGTCTCCCTCTCGCCCCCCTTCTTCTTCAACAAGTCGCGGGAGTTCGCCAACCTCATCCGCAACAAGTTTGGCAGCGCAGACAACATTGCCCACATGAAGAGCTCCATGGAGACGGGGGCGGGGCTCCAGGCAGAAGGCGGGGCCCGGGCGCTGAGCGGCAGCGCCACCACGATTGCCAAGGCCAAGTACCCCAGCGACGACGAATGTTCCACGGGGACCTCTGTGTCGGCAGACTCTAACGGGAACCCGGCGGGGGGGTCGGGGCTGGGGTCAGGGGGTGGGCCGGGGAGGTCAGACTCTCAAGCGAGGCTGGGGGAGGTGCTGGAGGAGGTCAGGGAGATTAGGGAGGCCCAGGCACAGCTGGCCGAGGACATGGAGTCACTGAAAAGCCAGTTCAAGAGTGACTACAGCTTCATCACACAGACACTGCAGGAGGAGAGATACAG GTTTGAGCGGTTAGAGGACCAGTTAAATGACCTGACAGAGTTGCACCAGCATGAGACCAGTAACCTGAAGCAAGAGCTGGCCAGCATCGAGGAGAAGGTGGCTTACCAGGCCTACGAGAGAGCTAGGGACATccag GAGGCTCTGGAGTCGTGTCAGACGCGTGTCTCTAAGCTGGAgctccagcagcagcagcagcagacggTACAGGTGGAGAACACAGACGCCAAGGTGCTGCTGGGGAAATGCATCAACATCATGCTGGCCATCGTCACGGTGATCCTGGTGTGCGTTTCCACGGCGGCCAAGTTCACCGCGCCCCTCCTGCGGAGCCGCATGCACCTGGCTTTCACCTGCATGGGCTTGTCCCTACTGGTGGTCATCTGGAAGAACTGGGAGCACCTGCAGTGTGCCCTGGAACGCATGCTCCTCCCACACTGA
- the LOC124014208 gene encoding transmembrane and coiled-coil domain protein 3-like isoform X1 — MPSADTSSSEVERYNICGEMAERGSDGNNILSLPVPMRRGGSESNLVSDGGEGGVGLDFTKGRLAIDSLQQKILKVTEQIKVEQTARDQNVAEYLKLVNNADKQQVARIRQVFEKKNQKSAHSIAQLQRKLEQYHRRMKEEANGAKHPPRDARGEGGKEGQKDGSLRDVSSASARNPAMDKVKTIGPGVSLSPPFFFNKSREFANLIRNKFGSADNIAHMKSSMETGAGLQAEGGARALSGSATTIAKAKYPSDDECSTGTSVSADSNGNPAGGSGLGSGGGPGRSDSQARLGEVLEEVREIREAQAQLAEDMESLKSQFKSDYSFITQTLQEERYRFERLEDQLNDLTELHQHETSNLKQELASIEEKVAYQAYERARDIQEALESCQTRVSKLELQQQQQQTVQVENTDAKVLLGKCINIMLAIVTVILVCVSTAAKFTAPLLRSRMHLAFTCMGLSLLVVIWKNWEHLQCALERMLLPH; from the exons gcgGAGCGTGGCAGCGATGGTAACAACATCCTCAGCCTCCCGGTACCGATGCGGCGGGGGGGCTCTGAGTCCAACCTGGTGTCTGACGGGGGCGAAGGGGGCGTGGGCCTGGACTTCACTAAGGGCCGTCTGGCCATCGACAGCCTGCAGCAGAAGAtactcaag GTGACAGAGCAGATCAAGGTGGAACAGACAGCCAGGGACCAGAACGTGGCAGAGTACCTCAAACTGGTCAACAACGCTGACAAGCAGCAGGTGGCACGCATACGCCAG GTGTTTGAGAAGAAGAACCAGAAGTCTGCCCACAGCATCGCCCAGCTGCAGAGGAAGCTGGAGCAGTACCACCGTCGGATGAAGGAGGAGGCCAACGGGGCCAAGCACCCGCCCAGGGATGCCCGGGGGGAAGGGGGCAAGGAGGGCCAAAAGGACGGCAGCCTGCGGGACGTCAGCTCGGCCAGCGCGCGCAACCCGGCAATGGACAAGGTCAAGACCATCGGCCCCGGGGTCTCCCTCTCGCCCCCCTTCTTCTTCAACAAGTCGCGGGAGTTCGCCAACCTCATCCGCAACAAGTTTGGCAGCGCAGACAACATTGCCCACATGAAGAGCTCCATGGAGACGGGGGCGGGGCTCCAGGCAGAAGGCGGGGCCCGGGCGCTGAGCGGCAGCGCCACCACGATTGCCAAGGCCAAGTACCCCAGCGACGACGAATGTTCCACGGGGACCTCTGTGTCGGCAGACTCTAACGGGAACCCGGCGGGGGGGTCGGGGCTGGGGTCAGGGGGTGGGCCGGGGAGGTCAGACTCTCAAGCGAGGCTGGGGGAGGTGCTGGAGGAGGTCAGGGAGATTAGGGAGGCCCAGGCACAGCTGGCCGAGGACATGGAGTCACTGAAAAGCCAGTTCAAGAGTGACTACAGCTTCATCACACAGACACTGCAGGAGGAGAGATACAG GTTTGAGCGGTTAGAGGACCAGTTAAATGACCTGACAGAGTTGCACCAGCATGAGACCAGTAACCTGAAGCAAGAGCTGGCCAGCATCGAGGAGAAGGTGGCTTACCAGGCCTACGAGAGAGCTAGGGACATccag GAGGCTCTGGAGTCGTGTCAGACGCGTGTCTCTAAGCTGGAgctccagcagcagcagcagcagacggTACAGGTGGAGAACACAGACGCCAAGGTGCTGCTGGGGAAATGCATCAACATCATGCTGGCCATCGTCACGGTGATCCTGGTGTGCGTTTCCACGGCGGCCAAGTTCACCGCGCCCCTCCTGCGGAGCCGCATGCACCTGGCTTTCACCTGCATGGGCTTGTCCCTACTGGTGGTCATCTGGAAGAACTGGGAGCACCTGCAGTGTGCCCTGGAACGCATGCTCCTCCCACACTGA